Proteins found in one Bremerella volcania genomic segment:
- a CDS encoding MFS transporter, with protein MSANPLSSTAKEPDGRQAPQSEVNAAAGIQFEEGVSRNFALLTIYQIVLRCGWIFKTESIIIPAVLDLIAGSGWVRGFLPILGRIGQSCPPLLYADRLRSLPLKKWSLFGTSLAMSVAFAGLAAMFIPGVDAAIGQSAMVVGFLGFYFLFFCATGLNQLGFGTAQGKLVPPHLRGRLMLASNVIGAVIAISLAAWLLPKWLEGNTIQVNWIFGFAASAFVLSALSIVGLKENRDQLDRKTFSAKHLLLESFLVVRDDLRFRWVCLIAAAFGFSLMLFPHYQALARERLDVSLSRMIFWVIIQNAGTAIFSLLGGPLADWKGNRLVLRTMLFGVMILPLGSIALVHSGDVGLHLFDWLFLFVGVTPITFRAFTNYTLELVPAERHPRYLATQSLCIAIPMVLSPFVGLMIDLTSFEVVFSGIAVILFVGWAMTWFLVEPRHDPGHHVLYGEMDVDPDDELEPL; from the coding sequence ATGAGCGCAAACCCTCTTTCCTCGACTGCCAAGGAGCCCGACGGCCGCCAGGCCCCGCAATCTGAAGTAAACGCAGCGGCTGGCATCCAATTCGAGGAGGGGGTTTCACGAAACTTCGCCCTGCTCACGATTTATCAAATCGTGCTGCGGTGCGGCTGGATCTTTAAGACCGAGAGCATTATCATTCCCGCCGTGCTCGATCTAATCGCCGGTTCTGGCTGGGTCCGCGGGTTTCTCCCCATTCTCGGCCGGATTGGACAAAGTTGCCCGCCGCTGCTTTATGCCGACCGACTTCGTAGTCTTCCGCTGAAGAAATGGTCGCTGTTTGGTACCTCGCTGGCCATGTCGGTGGCCTTTGCCGGCCTGGCGGCCATGTTCATTCCTGGCGTCGATGCGGCGATTGGCCAATCGGCGATGGTCGTGGGGTTTCTGGGCTTTTACTTTCTCTTTTTCTGCGCCACCGGCCTGAATCAACTTGGTTTTGGAACCGCCCAAGGGAAGCTCGTTCCGCCCCATCTCCGTGGGCGACTCATGCTGGCCTCGAACGTGATCGGGGCAGTCATTGCCATCTCGCTGGCGGCATGGCTGCTGCCGAAATGGCTTGAAGGAAACACGATTCAGGTCAACTGGATCTTTGGTTTCGCAGCGTCTGCGTTTGTCCTCAGCGCGTTGAGCATTGTTGGATTAAAGGAAAATCGCGATCAACTCGACAGAAAAACGTTCTCGGCCAAGCATCTGTTGCTGGAATCATTTCTGGTTGTTCGCGATGATCTTCGCTTTCGCTGGGTGTGCTTGATCGCGGCGGCATTTGGCTTTTCGCTGATGCTCTTCCCGCATTATCAAGCCCTGGCGAGAGAACGCCTGGACGTCAGTCTTTCGCGGATGATTTTCTGGGTAATCATTCAGAACGCCGGGACTGCGATTTTCAGTTTGCTGGGCGGTCCCTTGGCCGACTGGAAAGGGAATCGCCTGGTGCTGCGAACGATGCTCTTCGGCGTGATGATCTTGCCGCTGGGGTCGATTGCCTTGGTGCACTCCGGCGACGTGGGCCTGCATCTGTTTGATTGGCTCTTCCTGTTCGTCGGAGTGACCCCTATTACGTTCCGCGCGTTTACCAACTACACGCTGGAACTCGTTCCGGCCGAACGGCACCCGCGTTACCTGGCCACCCAAAGCTTGTGCATCGCCATCCCGATGGTGCTCTCGCCGTTTGTCGGCCTGATGATCGACCTGACGAGCTTTGAAGTGGTCTTCAGCGGAATCGCCGTCATTCTGTTTGTCGGATGGGCGATGACATGGTTCCTGGTCGAACCGCGGCACGATCCGGGACATCATGTGCTATACGGCGAGATGGACGTCGATCCGGATGATGAATTGGAACCGCTCTAG
- the cyaB gene encoding class IV adenylate cyclase — protein MNFEVELKFPVDDLTPIESQLEELGGIIEVPKRQADKYYSHPSRNFAETDEALRIRRVGDQNFITYKGPKVDDSTKTRREIEVPLISGATGAANIVDMFESLGFTPVAEVTKDRRKSHIQYEGFEVLVAMDEVLNLGKFVELEITSGEEDMEAAKEAIAKLAQQLGLSNSERRSYLELILGEK, from the coding sequence ATGAATTTTGAGGTTGAATTAAAATTTCCGGTCGACGACCTAACCCCCATCGAGTCGCAGTTGGAAGAACTGGGTGGAATCATCGAGGTCCCCAAGCGTCAGGCAGACAAATACTACAGCCATCCTTCCCGGAATTTCGCCGAGACGGATGAAGCGCTGCGGATCCGTCGCGTCGGAGATCAGAACTTCATTACGTACAAAGGCCCGAAAGTCGACGATTCCACCAAAACCCGGCGTGAAATTGAAGTTCCACTGATTTCCGGAGCAACCGGGGCAGCCAACATCGTCGACATGTTTGAATCGCTCGGCTTTACCCCAGTCGCCGAAGTGACCAAGGATCGCCGTAAATCGCACATTCAGTACGAAGGCTTTGAGGTACTGGTGGCCATGGACGAAGTGCTCAACCTGGGCAAGTTCGTCGAACTGGAAATCACCTCAGGCGAGGAAGACATGGAAGCGGCCAAGGAAGCCATTGCCAAGCTGGCCCAGCAACTGGGGCTTTCTAATAGCGAACGTCGCAGTTATCTGGAACTGATTTTGGGCGAGAAGTAA
- a CDS encoding TlpA family protein disulfide reductase, whose protein sequence is MPRLLTRFTAIPRQSSSPRSGNVLLFVLLCILAGLAVMLLISLLGPGSSGPATSHPWVGHPVPGAQLQPLFNAEEAIDTGSFAGKVTLVNFWGPWCGPCLMEFPELLGIEQRYADDPDFQLVSIAADGQWMAGKPGLFEEDTEQLKHDSQLVLAQYNSAMPVYVDLNADFRRELVKLNPQFGYPTNFLVGRDGTIKAVWVGYGGDLAPIAKAIRAELEPGQE, encoded by the coding sequence ATGCCACGACTTTTGACTCGATTTACCGCAATCCCCAGACAAAGCAGCAGTCCGCGAAGCGGCAATGTCCTGCTTTTTGTCCTGCTATGCATCCTGGCAGGCTTGGCGGTCATGCTGCTCATTTCGCTTCTGGGGCCAGGCAGTAGTGGACCTGCCACGTCGCATCCCTGGGTAGGTCATCCGGTGCCGGGAGCTCAGCTTCAGCCGCTTTTTAATGCGGAAGAGGCTATTGATACGGGCAGTTTCGCGGGAAAGGTCACACTGGTGAACTTCTGGGGGCCGTGGTGTGGTCCTTGCCTGATGGAGTTTCCGGAACTCCTGGGAATCGAGCAGCGCTACGCGGATGATCCAGACTTTCAGCTAGTCTCCATCGCGGCCGATGGGCAGTGGATGGCGGGCAAGCCAGGGTTGTTTGAGGAAGACACCGAGCAGCTCAAACACGACTCGCAGTTGGTGCTGGCACAGTACAATTCTGCGATGCCCGTCTATGTCGACTTGAATGCCGATTTTCGGCGAGAACTGGTGAAATTGAATCCGCAGTTTGGCTATCCGACCAATTTCCTGGTGGGGCGCGACGGTACGATCAAAGCCGTATGGGTGGGCTATGGGGGCGACTTGGCTCCGATTGCCAAGGCGATTCGTGCCGAATTGGAACCAGGCCAAGAGTAA
- a CDS encoding P-II family nitrogen regulator → MKLVIAIIQPSRLEAVKEALTEVEVFRLTVMDCQGFGRQKGQTEVYRGHEFTVNLLRKVQLQIAVNEDFVEPTIDAIVKGARSSDKGEIGDGKIFVVPMDDCIRIRTGERGPEAI, encoded by the coding sequence ATGAAACTTGTGATCGCCATCATTCAGCCGAGCCGCCTGGAAGCCGTGAAGGAAGCCTTGACTGAAGTCGAGGTTTTTCGTCTGACGGTGATGGATTGCCAGGGTTTTGGCCGCCAAAAGGGGCAAACCGAGGTCTACCGAGGGCATGAGTTCACGGTCAATCTGCTCCGCAAGGTCCAGTTGCAGATCGCCGTCAACGAAGATTTCGTCGAACCCACGATCGACGCCATCGTGAAGGGTGCCCGGTCGAGCGATAAAGGAGAAATCGGTGACGGCAAGATCTTCGTCGTCCCGATGGATGACTGTATCCGAATTCGCACCGGAGAACGCGGTCCTGAAGCCATCTAG
- a CDS encoding ammonium transporter, with protein sequence MVSSLSLPNRVWFAMLAIALGLMISYPLSAQDAGTPASEEAPMAEAGEPKAEEAAAEEGAAEEEEAEEPLTADAVLGDVDTLWTCLAAFLVFFMQAGFALVEAGFTRAKNACNIIMKNLMDFSIGSLSFWLIGFGLMFGHTNGFLGTDMFIFDGGSDAAVEVNSNVGFNWAFLIFQTVFCATAATIVSGAMAERTKFSAYLVYSVLITVIVYPIFGSWAWGGLYAGGGWLESMETGFYDFAGSTVVHSVGGWAALAGAITIGPRIGKYTADGKVKPIPGHSIPLGALGVFILWLGWFGFNPGSTTAVGGGSFAYIAVTTNLAAAAGVVGAMVASWIMFSKPDTSFTLNGALAGLVSITAGCDALSPAWAAVAGLIGGVIVVLSCVMFDKLKIDDPVGAVSVHGVCGAWGTLAVGLFMTDGGLVTTGGTAQLISQIIGVAVGFVWAFGVSFVIFNLIKFTMGLRVSAEEEMAGLDIHEHGMYAYPAHLVSEGTQQAGHVAS encoded by the coding sequence ATGGTAAGTTCCCTCTCCCTCCCCAACCGAGTGTGGTTTGCGATGCTCGCAATCGCTCTCGGGCTCATGATCTCTTACCCGCTTTCGGCGCAAGACGCCGGAACCCCGGCATCGGAGGAAGCTCCGATGGCCGAAGCAGGCGAACCAAAGGCTGAAGAAGCCGCCGCCGAAGAAGGTGCTGCTGAAGAAGAAGAAGCGGAAGAACCTCTCACCGCTGATGCCGTTCTGGGCGACGTTGACACGCTGTGGACCTGTCTGGCGGCGTTCCTCGTGTTCTTCATGCAGGCTGGTTTCGCTCTGGTAGAAGCTGGGTTCACGCGTGCCAAGAACGCTTGTAACATCATCATGAAAAACCTGATGGACTTCTCCATCGGCTCTCTTTCATTCTGGCTGATCGGTTTCGGCCTGATGTTCGGTCACACCAACGGCTTCCTTGGAACGGACATGTTCATCTTCGATGGCGGCAGCGATGCAGCAGTGGAAGTGAACTCGAACGTCGGTTTCAACTGGGCGTTTCTGATCTTCCAAACCGTGTTCTGTGCTACCGCCGCGACGATTGTTTCGGGGGCGATGGCTGAACGAACCAAGTTCTCCGCTTACCTCGTGTACTCGGTCCTGATCACCGTGATCGTCTACCCGATCTTTGGTAGCTGGGCTTGGGGTGGTCTGTACGCTGGCGGCGGATGGCTGGAAAGCATGGAAACCGGTTTCTACGACTTCGCTGGTTCGACGGTGGTGCACTCGGTCGGTGGTTGGGCGGCTCTGGCCGGTGCCATCACGATCGGTCCCCGTATTGGCAAGTACACCGCTGACGGTAAGGTCAAGCCAATTCCTGGTCACAGCATTCCGCTGGGTGCCTTGGGTGTGTTCATCCTGTGGTTGGGTTGGTTCGGCTTTAATCCTGGTTCGACCACAGCTGTCGGTGGTGGTTCCTTCGCTTACATCGCTGTCACCACCAACCTGGCTGCCGCAGCCGGTGTGGTTGGTGCCATGGTCGCCTCATGGATCATGTTCAGCAAGCCTGACACCTCGTTCACTTTGAATGGTGCTCTCGCCGGTCTGGTTTCCATCACCGCTGGTTGTGATGCCTTGAGCCCAGCATGGGCAGCTGTCGCCGGTTTGATCGGTGGCGTGATCGTGGTTCTCTCCTGTGTGATGTTCGACAAGCTGAAGATCGACGATCCCGTCGGTGCAGTCTCGGTTCACGGTGTCTGTGGTGCTTGGGGTACTCTGGCTGTGGGCCTCTTCATGACCGACGGCGGTCTGGTCACCACTGGTGGCACGGCTCAGCTGATCAGCCAAATCATCGGTGTCGCAGTTGGCTTCGTCTGGGCCTTCGGCGTCAGCTTTGTGATCTTCAACCTGATCAAGTTCACCATGGGCTTGCGAGTCAGTGCTGAAGAAGAAATGGCCGGTCTCGATATCCACGAGCACGGCATGTACGCCTACCCAGCTCACCTGGTTTCCGAAGGAACCCAGCAAGCTGGCCACGTCGCCTCCTAA
- a CDS encoding MBL fold metallo-hydrolase yields MLARKEIFPNVIELNYQAGELLGCNVYLVFEGNEWILIDIGFDETVEEYIDVIRNIDFPLANCKTLIATHADVDHIQGLAKAKQILGTTVTSHPLAVKALESGDKLQTFAEIALQDIHLDMPPVKIEHQIEDGDVLRVGKLELEVWHTPGHTNSQLSFRMGDLLFSGDNIYRDGCVGAIDAHHGSDIPDFIKSLERIRHSDVKWLLPSHGPIFRKDDAMLDKTIARLNGYLHMADFGTCAVDWPLMDEWEDEIVKGVLPK; encoded by the coding sequence ATGCTGGCTCGCAAAGAAATCTTCCCCAACGTTATCGAACTCAACTACCAGGCCGGCGAGCTGTTAGGCTGCAATGTTTACCTGGTTTTCGAGGGAAATGAATGGATTCTCATCGACATCGGTTTCGATGAAACGGTCGAGGAATACATCGACGTCATCCGAAACATCGATTTTCCTCTGGCCAACTGCAAAACGCTGATCGCCACCCATGCCGACGTCGATCACATCCAGGGACTGGCCAAAGCCAAGCAAATTCTCGGCACGACGGTCACCTCCCATCCATTGGCTGTGAAGGCTCTGGAATCGGGCGATAAACTGCAAACGTTCGCCGAGATCGCCCTGCAAGACATCCATCTCGACATGCCGCCGGTGAAGATCGAGCATCAGATTGAAGATGGCGACGTCTTGAGGGTCGGCAAGCTCGAACTCGAAGTGTGGCATACACCGGGCCATACCAACAGCCAGTTGAGCTTCCGCATGGGGGATCTGCTCTTCTCCGGAGATAACATCTATCGCGATGGATGCGTTGGCGCGATCGATGCCCACCATGGCAGCGATATCCCGGACTTCATCAAATCGCTCGAGCGAATTCGTCACAGCGACGTGAAATGGCTTTTACCGAGCCACGGCCCCATCTTCCGGAAAGATGATGCCATGCTCGATAAGACGATTGCCCGCTTAAATGGCTACCTTCACATGGCCGACTTCGGAACGTGTGCGGTCGACTGGCCACTGATGGACGAGTGGGAAGACGAAATCGTCAAAGGCGTTCTGCCCAAGTAG
- a CDS encoding NAD(P)H-hydrate dehydratase: protein MPNQPLPSGLPIIAARAADSHKGTFGRALLVGGSVGMPGSISLSGQACLKGGAGLVTLAVPDAIINTVANFEPSYMTWALPTDRTGRIPLHAKARLNEKLHSSDCLAIGPGLGQTRGLFHLVSHLYETFSKPMVIDADGLNLLAQRDDSLAGHAGPRVVTPHLGEFRRLVGKPHLSMEDARDMAVDVAGNQQVVVVLKGPQTLVTDGHRHWHNPTGNPGLATGGTGDVLTGLITALLAQSLDVYEAALLAVYLHGLAADLAIRETTQSGLTASGLLTFLEEAWRDYESRRDLPST, encoded by the coding sequence ATGCCCAATCAACCTTTGCCATCCGGCTTGCCGATCATCGCCGCCCGAGCGGCCGATTCTCATAAGGGAACGTTTGGCAGGGCGCTGCTGGTTGGTGGTTCGGTCGGCATGCCTGGCTCGATTAGTCTATCCGGACAAGCGTGTCTCAAAGGGGGAGCAGGCCTGGTGACGCTGGCCGTGCCTGATGCGATCATCAACACGGTCGCCAACTTTGAACCGTCGTACATGACGTGGGCCTTGCCGACCGATCGCACCGGACGCATTCCCTTGCATGCCAAAGCACGCTTGAACGAAAAGCTTCACTCTTCAGACTGCCTGGCAATCGGCCCGGGGCTGGGACAAACACGCGGCTTGTTTCATCTGGTGAGTCATCTTTATGAAACGTTTTCTAAACCGATGGTCATCGATGCCGATGGCTTGAACTTGTTAGCGCAGCGCGACGATTCCCTTGCTGGTCATGCTGGCCCACGTGTCGTCACGCCGCATCTCGGCGAATTTCGGCGTCTTGTCGGCAAACCGCATCTGTCGATGGAAGACGCGCGCGACATGGCCGTCGACGTCGCGGGGAACCAGCAAGTCGTCGTTGTCTTGAAAGGCCCCCAGACGCTCGTTACCGATGGACATCGTCATTGGCATAATCCCACTGGCAATCCCGGCTTGGCCACCGGAGGAACAGGCGACGTGCTCACCGGTCTGATCACCGCACTGCTCGCTCAGTCGCTTGATGTTTATGAAGCGGCGCTTCTTGCGGTTTATCTTCATGGATTAGCTGCCGACCTGGCTATCCGAGAGACGACCCAGTCAGGTCTGACGGCATCTGGTTTGCTGACGTTCTTAGAGGAAGCGTGGCGCGATTACGAGTCGCGACGCGATCTCCCTTCGACGTAA
- the larB gene encoding nickel pincer cofactor biosynthesis protein LarB, giving the protein MKRHELERLAKHYRAGKVTLADFCAQVMQPKSEQLTDTTLDIDRARRCGFPEVVFGEGKSVETIVEIFRKQQERGDKSLATRIDATKGAALKEALPAAIYHEKARTFRMPSNEPTWGNVGLVTAGTSDLPVAEEARETLRWMGIEPVFIQDVGVAGPHRFGEQAHLLSDADAVIVVAGMEGALPSVAGGHLACPVIAVPTSVGYGASFQGVAALLGMLNSCASNVTVVNIDAGFKGAYLAGLISLRVHQAKSQSEG; this is encoded by the coding sequence ATGAAACGCCACGAACTGGAACGCCTCGCCAAGCATTACCGCGCCGGTAAAGTAACTCTCGCGGACTTCTGTGCCCAAGTCATGCAGCCCAAATCGGAGCAGCTTACGGACACGACGCTTGACATCGATCGCGCTCGCCGCTGCGGCTTTCCGGAAGTCGTCTTCGGCGAAGGCAAGTCGGTCGAAACGATCGTCGAGATCTTTCGCAAACAACAAGAGCGTGGTGACAAGTCGCTGGCGACACGTATCGACGCAACCAAGGGTGCCGCATTGAAAGAGGCGTTGCCCGCAGCGATCTATCACGAAAAGGCCCGCACGTTTCGCATGCCCAGCAACGAGCCGACCTGGGGCAACGTCGGCCTGGTCACTGCGGGCACCAGCGATTTGCCGGTCGCGGAAGAAGCACGCGAGACGTTACGCTGGATGGGCATCGAACCAGTGTTCATTCAAGACGTCGGTGTCGCGGGTCCTCATCGCTTTGGAGAGCAAGCTCACCTATTGAGTGATGCCGATGCCGTAATTGTCGTGGCTGGCATGGAAGGGGCACTTCCCAGCGTTGCCGGCGGTCACCTGGCCTGTCCGGTCATCGCCGTACCAACGAGCGTCGGCTATGGAGCGAGCTTCCAGGGAGTTGCCGCACTGTTGGGCATGCTGAACAGTTGTGCTTCGAATGTCACGGTCGTGAACATTGATGCTGGCTTTAAAGGTGCGTACCTGGCCGGCCTCATTTCGCTTCGCGTGCACCAAGCCAAATCCCAATCCGAAGGTTAA
- a CDS encoding Gfo/Idh/MocA family protein: MKHPQKSSRRHFLKTAGTAAAIAGVASYVPRHVLGADGVPSANDKVNLGVIGFGNRCKYVMGGTLPHADVRCIAIADVWSKHRDEGKAIVDKHYGNTDCETMRDFRELLDRKDIDAVVIATGDRWHAAASILAAKAGKDVYSEKPCGITIEDCQQLADTITAEQKVFQAGTQRRSVPNFIKAVELAHSGKLGELQTLHASVYRPVLDNSWLPAQAQPSQDEIDWNLWLGPAAWRPFNLAYVQGKWRGQWDFDSGARLLDWGAHTLDLCQWANKADATMPVEYQPHKDGITCQYENGVKLEIDFLADPFGDRSPDYITRLGTCPVRFIGSEGWVETGDSGEIVCSSPALQKEITEDTTRVRGLDVASHSRNFLDCIRSRKLTAANQNVMRKSHIACHAAAAAWIFDRKLTIDPQREVFVNDADANGLISRPDRIWNV, from the coding sequence ATGAAACACCCGCAAAAATCTTCGCGTCGTCACTTCTTGAAAACAGCCGGGACCGCTGCGGCTATCGCTGGCGTTGCCAGCTACGTCCCCCGGCATGTGCTGGGTGCCGACGGCGTGCCGAGTGCCAACGACAAAGTGAACCTTGGCGTGATCGGTTTCGGCAACCGCTGCAAATACGTCATGGGAGGCACCCTGCCCCATGCCGACGTCCGCTGCATCGCCATTGCCGATGTCTGGTCGAAGCACCGTGACGAAGGCAAGGCGATCGTCGACAAACACTACGGCAACACCGACTGCGAGACGATGCGTGACTTTCGCGAGCTGTTAGACCGTAAAGATATTGATGCCGTCGTCATCGCGACCGGTGATCGTTGGCACGCGGCGGCATCGATCCTGGCCGCCAAGGCCGGCAAGGATGTCTACAGCGAGAAGCCATGCGGAATCACGATTGAAGACTGTCAGCAACTTGCCGATACGATCACGGCCGAGCAGAAGGTGTTTCAAGCCGGCACGCAGCGGCGTAGCGTTCCTAACTTCATTAAAGCGGTCGAACTGGCCCACTCAGGCAAACTGGGTGAACTGCAAACGCTCCATGCTTCCGTTTATCGGCCCGTCCTCGATAACAGTTGGTTGCCTGCCCAGGCTCAGCCTTCCCAAGACGAGATCGATTGGAATTTGTGGCTTGGCCCAGCCGCCTGGCGTCCGTTCAACCTGGCGTACGTGCAAGGGAAATGGCGCGGTCAGTGGGACTTCGATTCCGGCGCTCGGCTGCTGGATTGGGGGGCTCATACGTTGGACCTTTGCCAGTGGGCCAACAAGGCCGACGCGACCATGCCGGTCGAGTACCAGCCACACAAGGATGGTATTACCTGTCAGTACGAGAACGGCGTGAAGTTGGAAATCGATTTCCTGGCCGATCCGTTTGGTGATCGTTCGCCAGACTACATCACGCGGCTGGGAACGTGTCCGGTACGTTTCATCGGCTCCGAAGGCTGGGTCGAAACAGGGGACAGCGGCGAGATCGTCTGCTCTTCGCCGGCACTGCAAAAAGAGATCACCGAAGACACGACGCGCGTGCGGGGCCTGGACGTGGCCAGTCACTCGCGTAACTTCCTCGATTGCATTCGCTCTCGCAAGCTGACTGCGGCCAATCAGAACGTGATGCGCAAGTCGCACATTGCCTGTCACGCAGCCGCCGCGGCCTGGATCTTTGATCGCAAACTGACCATCGATCCACAGAGGGAAGTCTTCGTGAACGACGCCGATGCCAACGGACTGATCTCGCGTCCGGACCGCATCTGGAACGTGTAG
- a CDS encoding bifunctional riboflavin kinase/FAD synthetase, producing the protein MQLYRDLDSLSTEIRSGALTIGNFDGVHLGHAKIAQQVRKRADEVAGPAVVFTFDPHPVRLLRPELAPPPLTWTRRKVELLGQLGIDAVIAYPTTPELLQLTPDEFFQQIIVQKMAAKAMVEGPNFNFGKDRAGDVKTLEALCLKNGILLDIVEPLTRPGETEYVSSSRIRKLIAQGNVQLACEMLTQPYRIRGMVTHGAGRGANLGFATANLEAVDTLVPEMGVYAGMSYRGDDAYAAAINIGPNPTFGEKARKIEVHLIDFQGSLYGEPLEVSFLSRLRDVTTFPDVDALKNQLNQDIQTTIQTFQNYQSKTSC; encoded by the coding sequence GTGCAACTTTATCGGGACCTGGATTCACTTTCGACAGAAATCCGAAGCGGAGCGCTAACGATCGGCAACTTCGATGGCGTTCACTTGGGACACGCCAAGATTGCGCAGCAAGTGCGGAAGCGAGCTGACGAAGTTGCCGGCCCGGCGGTTGTGTTTACGTTCGATCCCCATCCGGTGCGGCTTCTTCGCCCGGAATTGGCTCCGCCCCCCCTTACCTGGACACGGCGCAAGGTCGAGCTTCTCGGTCAACTCGGCATCGATGCCGTCATCGCATATCCCACCACGCCCGAGCTTCTGCAGTTAACGCCGGACGAATTCTTCCAGCAGATCATCGTGCAGAAGATGGCTGCCAAGGCAATGGTTGAAGGGCCCAATTTTAATTTTGGAAAAGACCGCGCCGGCGACGTCAAAACATTAGAAGCATTATGCCTGAAGAACGGCATCCTGCTGGATATCGTCGAGCCCCTAACCCGCCCAGGCGAAACCGAGTACGTCTCGAGCAGCCGCATTCGCAAGCTGATCGCTCAGGGTAATGTCCAGCTGGCCTGCGAGATGTTGACGCAGCCGTATCGCATCCGCGGAATGGTCACGCACGGAGCCGGCCGCGGAGCAAATCTAGGGTTCGCGACCGCCAACCTGGAAGCGGTCGATACGCTGGTGCCTGAGATGGGGGTTTACGCCGGAATGAGTTATCGGGGGGACGATGCGTACGCCGCCGCGATCAACATTGGTCCGAATCCCACGTTCGGCGAGAAGGCCCGCAAGATCGAGGTCCACCTGATCGATTTTCAAGGATCGCTCTACGGCGAGCCGCTGGAAGTCTCGTTTCTGTCGCGCTTGCGCGATGTGACCACGTTTCCCGACGTCGATGCACTCAAGAACCAACTCAATCAAGACATTCAAACCACGATCCAGACTTTTCAAAACTATCAGTCGAAGACTTCTTGTTAG
- a CDS encoding DHH family phosphoesterase, with translation MNIDWAALRAAIDVPQRFVLTSHVRPDCDALGSELGMAALLRQMGKEVTIVNDSETPTHLEFIDPAGEIKQLGKDVSREEIVSGYDAFMVVDTSAWIQLGEMAEVMKEFRGVKLVLDHHVSQDDLGGEMFKDPKCEATGRLVYEAYKAWDMTMTKEVATVLFTAIATDTGWFRFPSVSGSTYRAIGDLIDAGAVPSEIYGNLFENERLQRVNLRGRILASAKIIHDGKLAYSMATQQDFEETGATPSDTEDAINKTMAVTGVEAAILFVELPNGDGVKASFRSRSSLDVAKLAQQFGGGGHVAAAGALVKKPLDETVSMLLEATERAMG, from the coding sequence ATGAATATTGACTGGGCCGCACTGAGAGCGGCGATCGACGTTCCGCAGAGATTTGTCCTGACTAGCCACGTTCGTCCTGACTGCGACGCGCTGGGCAGCGAGCTGGGTATGGCGGCCCTCCTTCGCCAGATGGGCAAAGAAGTGACGATCGTCAACGACTCCGAGACGCCAACGCACCTCGAATTCATCGACCCCGCCGGCGAGATCAAGCAGCTTGGCAAAGACGTCTCGCGAGAGGAAATCGTAAGCGGCTACGACGCGTTCATGGTGGTCGATACGAGTGCCTGGATTCAGCTAGGCGAAATGGCCGAGGTGATGAAGGAGTTTCGGGGCGTCAAGCTGGTGCTCGATCATCACGTCAGCCAGGACGATCTTGGAGGCGAGATGTTCAAAGACCCGAAGTGCGAGGCAACAGGTCGCCTGGTCTACGAAGCCTACAAGGCCTGGGACATGACCATGACGAAGGAAGTCGCGACGGTCCTGTTCACGGCGATTGCCACGGACACCGGTTGGTTCCGTTTTCCTTCGGTCAGCGGTTCGACCTATCGGGCGATCGGCGATCTGATCGATGCCGGAGCGGTGCCTAGCGAAATCTATGGGAATCTTTTCGAGAACGAGCGTCTCCAGCGGGTCAATTTACGGGGACGAATTCTGGCCAGTGCCAAGATCATTCACGACGGCAAGCTGGCCTACAGCATGGCGACCCAGCAGGACTTTGAAGAAACAGGCGCGACCCCCAGTGATACCGAAGATGCCATCAACAAGACGATGGCAGTGACTGGCGTCGAGGCGGCGATCTTGTTTGTCGAACTGCCCAATGGAGACGGCGTGAAAGCCAGTTTCCGGAGTCGCTCGTCGCTCGACGTCGCCAAGCTTGCCCAGCAGTTTGGCGGTGGCGGGCACGTCGCGGCCGCGGGGGCATTGGTCAAGAAGCCGCTGGACGAAACGGTCTCGATGCTGCTGGAAGCGACCGAACGAGCGATGGGCTAA
- a CDS encoding PF20097 family protein has product MNNPFESPIDTEVREPECVCPGCGESMQAGTIRTAYIGWDDPTRPWYKKFLSFGKNLARPRFFQVMSKVPSFHCQACQLLIMDLDPRKR; this is encoded by the coding sequence ATGAATAATCCCTTCGAATCTCCGATTGATACCGAAGTTCGTGAACCAGAATGCGTATGCCCTGGATGCGGTGAGTCGATGCAAGCCGGAACGATCCGGACGGCGTACATCGGCTGGGACGATCCGACACGACCTTGGTACAAGAAGTTTCTCTCGTTCGGCAAGAATTTGGCGAGACCGAGATTCTTCCAAGTGATGAGCAAAGTTCCCAGCTTTCACTGCCAGGCGTGCCAATTGCTGATCATGGACCTCGATCCGAGAAAGCGTTAG